Proteins encoded within one genomic window of Fuerstiella sp.:
- the purN gene encoding phosphoribosylglycinamide formyltransferase, translated as MKRLPEITDRPVRLGTLISGGGRTMLNLADRIQDGSLSAEIPVVLASRSDCIGIDRARTAGLVCQTLQRSRFDSVESFSDAVFDRMREQSVDLVVMAGFLCLLKIPDDFALRVLNIHPSLIPAFSGQGFYGNRVHQAAIKRGVQVSGCTVHFVDNEYDHGPIIVQRSVTIPDHATPEQLAALVFEQEQIAYPEAIRQVTSGRLCVDGQRTVMLPDS; from the coding sequence TTGAAACGACTTCCTGAAATCACCGACCGGCCGGTCCGCCTGGGTACTCTCATCAGCGGCGGCGGCCGGACCATGCTCAATCTCGCAGACAGAATTCAGGACGGCAGCCTGTCAGCAGAAATCCCTGTGGTTTTAGCCAGCCGGTCGGACTGTATCGGAATCGATCGCGCCCGAACGGCCGGACTTGTCTGCCAAACCCTTCAGCGTAGCCGTTTTGATTCCGTGGAATCGTTCAGTGATGCCGTCTTTGATCGAATGAGAGAACAGTCTGTCGACCTGGTCGTGATGGCCGGATTTCTGTGCCTTTTAAAAATCCCCGATGATTTTGCACTGCGAGTTCTCAATATTCATCCTTCATTGATCCCCGCATTCAGCGGTCAAGGATTTTACGGAAATCGAGTCCACCAGGCAGCCATAAAACGCGGAGTGCAGGTATCCGGCTGCACAGTGCATTTTGTAGACAACGAGTACGACCACGGACCGATTATTGTTCAACGCTCCGTCACGATTCCGGATCACGCAACACCAGAGCAACTTGCTGCTCTGGTGTTTGAGCAGGAACAGATCGCATACCCTGAGGCAATTCGCCAGGTCACATCCGGAAGGCTGTGCGTCGACGGTCAACGAACAGTCATGCTGCCGGACTCATGA